The Deltaproteobacteria bacterium genome includes a window with the following:
- a CDS encoding MaoC family dehydratase, with translation MTAPRLTTLRFNQVKVGDKLPELSVELTPTVIVATAIASRDYQDVHHDYHMARKRGVPEIFMNILSTNGFVGRFITDWAGPEAILKKVGIKLGAPNFAGDTMKMSGSVTAKHDAEKVVEVEVVGKNSYGNHVTGTVRVMLPEA, from the coding sequence ATGACAGCACCTCGACTGACAACTTTACGCTTCAACCAGGTGAAGGTGGGCGACAAGCTGCCGGAGCTGAGCGTCGAACTGACCCCGACGGTTATCGTCGCGACGGCGATCGCTTCGCGCGATTACCAGGACGTCCACCACGACTACCACATGGCGCGCAAGCGCGGCGTGCCGGAAATCTTCATGAACATCCTCAGCACCAACGGCTTCGTCGGCCGCTTCATCACCGATTGGGCCGGACCGGAAGCGATCTTGAAAAAGGTCGGCATCAAGCTCGGCGCCCCGAATTTCGCCGGCGACACGATGAAGATGAGCGGCAGCGTCACCGCCAAGCACGACGCAGAGAAGGTGGTCGAGGTGGAGGTCGTGGGCAAGAACAGTTACGGAAACCACGTCACCGGCACGGTCCGCGTGATGCTGCCGGAGGCGTAA
- a CDS encoding acyl-CoA/acyl-ACP dehydrogenase yields MDFSFTEDQNALRDLARKILEDHVTHDRLKQVEAQPDWFDRAVWGELAKANLLGVSLPEDAGGSGLGLIELCVLLAEVGRVVAAIPALPALVLGALPIAEFGTAEQRQRYLPGVANGTSLLTAALIEVDNEEPARPLVTAKRDGANWRLDGIKTCVPAAHLAERLLVPARTGERTAGMFLVDPRAAGVELTRQQATNHEPQCRMTLSGALVTGGDVLGDPTGGAAIADWTVARALLGLCALQAGVTERAVQMTADYTKTREQFGRPIGSFQAVAHRAADMYIDAEAIRLTMWQAAWRLAAGLPAAEELAIAKFWAAEAGHRVVYAAQHLHGGIGVDIDYPIHRYLLWAKAIELTLGGATAQLLRLGAAMAQAA; encoded by the coding sequence ATGGATTTTTCGTTCACTGAAGACCAGAACGCCTTGCGTGATCTCGCGCGCAAGATCCTGGAAGATCACGTCACTCACGACCGCCTCAAGCAAGTCGAGGCGCAGCCGGATTGGTTCGATCGCGCTGTCTGGGGTGAGCTGGCGAAGGCCAATCTCCTTGGTGTCTCGTTGCCGGAAGATGCCGGCGGCAGCGGTCTCGGCCTGATCGAGCTTTGCGTCCTGCTCGCCGAAGTGGGCCGCGTGGTCGCGGCGATTCCTGCGCTGCCGGCGCTGGTATTGGGTGCGCTGCCGATTGCCGAGTTCGGCACCGCCGAGCAGCGGCAGCGCTACCTGCCGGGCGTGGCCAACGGCACCAGCCTGCTGACCGCGGCGTTGATCGAGGTCGATAACGAAGAGCCGGCACGGCCGCTGGTGACGGCGAAGCGCGACGGTGCTAACTGGCGGCTCGACGGCATCAAGACTTGCGTGCCGGCGGCCCACTTGGCCGAGCGCCTCCTCGTGCCGGCCCGGACCGGCGAGCGCACCGCCGGCATGTTTCTGGTCGACCCGCGGGCTGCGGGCGTCGAGCTGACCCGGCAGCAGGCCACCAATCACGAGCCGCAATGCCGCATGACCCTCTCAGGCGCGCTCGTCACCGGTGGTGATGTGCTGGGCGATCCGACCGGCGGCGCCGCGATCGCCGACTGGACGGTCGCGCGCGCGCTGCTCGGGTTGTGCGCGCTACAGGCGGGCGTGACCGAGCGTGCGGTGCAGATGACCGCCGACTACACCAAGACGCGCGAGCAGTTCGGCCGGCCGATCGGCTCGTTTCAGGCCGTCGCCCACCGGGCGGCTGACATGTACATCGACGCCGAGGCTATCAGACTGACGATGTGGCAAGCGGCCTGGCGCTTGGCGGCGGGGCTCCCCGCCGCGGAGGAATTGGCGATCGCCAAGTTCTGGGCGGCAGAGGCGGGCCACCGCGTCGTCTACGCCGCGCAGCATCTCCATGGCGGCATCGGCGTCGACATCGATTATCCCATCCACCGTTACCTGCTGTGGGCGAAGGCGATCGAGCTCACGCTCGGCGGCGCCACGGCGCAGCTGCTGCGCCTGGGCGCCGCGATGGCGCAGGCGGCCTGA
- a CDS encoding acyl-CoA dehydrogenase family protein produces MYVDLAPQQRALQAELRQYFTSILTPELQTELHGSEGGGPLYKQAIKKMGADGWLGIGWPKEYGGQGRSPIEQFIFFDEGERAGIPIPFLTLNTVGPTIMKFGTDAQKQQFLPAILRGEVYFAIGYSEPSAGTDLAALRTRAVRDGDDYVINGNKVFTSLADYADYIWLAARTDPNAPKHKGISIFLVPASAPGVKITPIWTVSGLKTNATYYEDVRVPASSLVGAENLGWRLITNQLNFERIALTTPGPLERLLNDVRRWTQATKLPDGRRVIDQEWVQVNLARVRAKLEFLRLMNWKVAWALTQRAVNPADSSAVKVFATEFFIEAYRRLSEVIGQRATLRGDSADAVLRGRIEYLSRAATILTFGGGTNEIQRDLIAMLGLGMPSATR; encoded by the coding sequence GTGTACGTTGACTTAGCCCCTCAGCAACGGGCGTTGCAGGCCGAGTTGCGGCAGTACTTCACCAGCATTCTCACCCCCGAGCTACAAACCGAACTTCACGGCAGCGAGGGTGGTGGACCGCTCTACAAGCAGGCGATCAAGAAGATGGGCGCCGATGGCTGGCTCGGCATCGGTTGGCCCAAGGAGTACGGCGGCCAGGGCCGGTCGCCGATCGAGCAGTTCATTTTCTTCGACGAAGGCGAGCGCGCGGGTATTCCGATTCCGTTCCTCACCCTCAACACCGTCGGCCCGACCATCATGAAGTTCGGCACTGACGCGCAGAAGCAGCAATTCCTCCCTGCCATCCTGCGCGGTGAAGTGTACTTTGCGATCGGCTACTCCGAGCCGAGCGCCGGCACCGACCTGGCGGCGCTGCGCACGCGCGCGGTGCGCGACGGCGACGACTACGTCATCAACGGCAACAAGGTGTTCACCAGCCTGGCCGATTACGCCGATTACATCTGGCTGGCGGCGCGCACCGACCCCAACGCGCCCAAGCACAAGGGCATTTCGATCTTCCTGGTGCCGGCTTCCGCGCCCGGGGTGAAGATAACGCCAATCTGGACGGTGAGCGGCTTGAAGACCAACGCGACCTACTACGAGGACGTGCGTGTGCCGGCCTCCAGTTTAGTCGGTGCTGAGAACCTGGGCTGGCGCCTGATCACCAATCAGCTCAACTTCGAGCGCATCGCGCTGACGACGCCCGGCCCGCTGGAACGGCTGCTCAATGACGTACGCCGCTGGACCCAGGCCACGAAGCTGCCCGACGGCCGCCGCGTCATCGACCAAGAGTGGGTGCAGGTGAACCTCGCCCGGGTGCGCGCCAAGCTGGAGTTCCTGCGCCTGATGAACTGGAAGGTGGCCTGGGCGCTGACGCAGCGGGCGGTGAATCCGGCCGATTCCTCGGCCGTGAAGGTCTTTGCCACCGAGTTCTTTATCGAGGCCTACCGGCGCTTGAGCGAAGTGATCGGACAACGCGCCACGCTGAGAGGTGACTCGGCCGACGCAGTGCTGCGCGGCCGCATCGAGTACTTGTCGCGCGCGGCGACCATCCTGACCTTCGGCGGCGGCACCAACGAGATCCAGCGCGACCTGATTGCCATGTTGGGCCTCGGCATGCCGAGTGCGACCCGATGA
- a CDS encoding flagellar assembly protein T N-terminal domain-containing protein, giving the protein MLLARCIPTAAALLALAAAAWAGTTVEATGEAAIVQDDVPSARLEAIARARWQAVEKVVGVEIKSSSFVNNFVLLDDAVIKRANGVITQSQLLSEARSGELYNVRLRATVEPAPARSALSAIARNRAIAVFLPTRFPDASLRDSHALAEAIISRLTRDGYEVVDLADRKAGISHKELEAAIQRDDYASMRSVLYRFLTNVLLVGTVEFVHTGKRGDDSGFGRLAFEIVTAHVTYRVVGGDDAGLRKILASGHETDKGGGSSVTQATQRAMEELAKSASVKITDEIRRNVRGSGRVRVAVEGVTSLGSDQAVRETLQAIAWVGGVEGVRLGEYLVEYPERPLYLAASLDHKPGFRVTDFTPSSVSARYQAP; this is encoded by the coding sequence GTGCTGCTCGCCCGCTGCATCCCGACCGCGGCTGCGCTGCTGGCGCTGGCAGCGGCGGCGTGGGCCGGAACCACGGTGGAAGCCACCGGTGAGGCGGCGATCGTACAAGACGACGTGCCCTCGGCCCGCCTCGAAGCCATCGCTCGGGCCCGCTGGCAGGCGGTCGAGAAAGTAGTGGGGGTCGAAATCAAGTCGTCGAGCTTCGTCAACAACTTCGTTCTGCTCGACGACGCGGTGATCAAGCGCGCCAACGGCGTGATTACGCAGTCGCAGCTGCTCTCCGAGGCGCGCAGCGGTGAGCTCTACAACGTGCGCTTGCGCGCCACGGTCGAGCCCGCCCCGGCGCGCTCGGCCCTTTCCGCCATCGCCCGCAACCGCGCCATCGCCGTGTTCCTCCCGACGCGCTTTCCCGACGCCAGCCTGCGCGACAGCCATGCGCTGGCCGAAGCCATCATCAGCCGGCTGACGCGCGACGGTTACGAGGTGGTCGATCTCGCCGACCGCAAGGCGGGCATTAGCCACAAGGAGCTGGAGGCAGCGATACAGCGCGACGACTACGCCAGCATGCGCTCGGTGCTCTATCGCTTCCTGACCAACGTGCTGCTGGTGGGCACGGTGGAGTTCGTCCACACCGGCAAGCGCGGCGACGACAGCGGCTTCGGCCGTTTGGCCTTCGAGATCGTAACCGCGCACGTTACCTACCGCGTCGTCGGCGGTGACGACGCCGGGCTGCGAAAGATTCTGGCCAGCGGCCACGAGACCGACAAAGGCGGCGGCTCCAGTGTTACCCAGGCCACGCAGCGAGCGATGGAGGAACTGGCAAAGTCGGCGAGCGTGAAGATTACCGACGAGATCCGCCGCAACGTGCGCGGCAGTGGCCGCGTGCGGGTGGCGGTAGAGGGGGTGACCTCGCTCGGCAGCGACCAGGCGGTGCGCGAAACCTTGCAGGCGATTGCCTGGGTGGGTGGCGTCGAGGGTGTGCGCCTGGGCGAATACCTCGTCGAGTACCCCGAGCGCCCGCTGTATCTGGCGGCCAGCCTGGATCACAAGCCAGGATTCCGCGTCACTGATTTTACCCCGTCATCGGTCAGCGCCCGCTATCAGGCGCCTTGA
- a CDS encoding lipid-transfer protein: MRTIKDQAAIVGIGATDFSKNSGRSDLRLAAECVKAALDDCGLKPSEVDGMTTFSLDFSDEIEVARSVGIGNLKLFSRVPHGGGAATSLMHQAAMAIATGICDVVVCYRALNGRSGQRYSEGVAGGVATSDLIHWGWYMPYGLFTPASWVAMFTQRYNHQYGLSSEDLGRVAVSTRTYAVNNPAAFFYGKPLTLAEHQASRWIVEPLHLFDCCQETDGGCAVVITTPERARDLKQPPAIIRGVSQGAGPDQEVMTSFYRPDIAALPEMDLVAEQVYAQSGLGAKDIDAAVIYDAFSPIVLWQLESFGFCKVGEAKDFVKDGNLDIAGRLPSNTHGGQLSEAYIHGVNGVNEGVRLIRGTSVNQPKKQVEHVLVTSGVGVPTSAMILGKA; encoded by the coding sequence ATGCGCACGATCAAGGATCAAGCCGCCATCGTCGGCATCGGCGCTACCGACTTCTCGAAGAACTCCGGCCGCTCGGACCTGCGGCTGGCAGCCGAATGCGTCAAGGCCGCCCTCGACGACTGCGGGCTCAAGCCCAGCGAGGTCGACGGCATGACCACTTTCTCGCTCGACTTCAGCGACGAGATCGAAGTCGCGCGCAGCGTCGGCATCGGCAACCTCAAGCTGTTCAGCCGCGTGCCCCACGGCGGCGGCGCGGCTACCTCGCTGATGCACCAGGCGGCGATGGCAATCGCCACCGGCATTTGCGACGTGGTGGTCTGCTACCGCGCGCTCAACGGGCGCTCGGGCCAGCGCTATAGCGAAGGCGTCGCCGGCGGGGTTGCCACCTCGGACCTGATCCACTGGGGCTGGTACATGCCCTACGGCCTGTTCACGCCTGCCAGTTGGGTAGCGATGTTCACTCAGCGTTACAATCATCAGTACGGCCTGAGCAGCGAGGACCTCGGCCGGGTGGCGGTGTCGACGCGCACTTACGCCGTCAACAACCCGGCAGCGTTCTTCTACGGCAAGCCGCTGACGTTGGCGGAGCACCAGGCGTCGCGCTGGATCGTCGAGCCGCTACACCTGTTCGACTGCTGCCAGGAAACCGACGGCGGCTGTGCCGTGGTGATCACCACCCCCGAGCGGGCGCGAGACTTGAAGCAGCCGCCGGCCATCATCCGCGGCGTGTCGCAGGGCGCCGGCCCGGATCAGGAGGTGATGACCAGCTTCTACCGGCCCGACATTGCCGCCCTGCCCGAGATGGATCTGGTCGCCGAGCAGGTGTACGCGCAGTCCGGACTCGGCGCGAAGGACATCGACGCGGCGGTCATTTACGACGCCTTCAGCCCAATCGTGCTGTGGCAGCTGGAGTCGTTCGGCTTCTGCAAAGTCGGCGAGGCCAAGGACTTCGTCAAGGACGGCAACCTCGACATCGCCGGCCGGCTCCCCAGCAACACTCACGGCGGCCAGTTGAGCGAAGCGTACATCCACGGGGTGAACGGCGTGAACGAAGGCGTGCGGCTGATCCGCGGCACTTCGGTCAACCAGCCGAAGAAGCAGGTCGAGCACGTGCTGGTGACCTCTGGCGTTGGGGTGCCGACCAGTGCGATGATTCTCGGCAAGGCGTAG
- a CDS encoding MaoC family dehydratase N-terminal domain-containing protein translates to MSETETAKPSTDKAALLQRLRTYVGREAGPAFTARDPVNQPMIRHWCDAVGDTNPVYTDPEFAARSIHKGIVAPPTMMQAWTMRGLMPPPKEPDTLNQLLGILAEASFTSVVATNCEQEYVRYVRPGDLLTATTIIEEVSEEKQTALGAGHFVSIPTTFRDQQGEVVGKMQFRILLFRPAQAAAAPAAEGGAPAKPRRPRPVICPDNAFFWDGVKRKELLIQRCTGCGALRHPPRPMCPSCQSLAWDAVKASGRGTVYSFVVIHHPPFPPFDYPHVVAVVDLAEGTRLVANLIGIDPKAVTIGMPVQVDFVAVDEELTLPQFRPAA, encoded by the coding sequence GTGAGTGAGACTGAAACCGCGAAGCCCTCAACCGACAAGGCGGCCTTGCTGCAGCGGCTGCGTACCTACGTCGGCCGTGAGGCCGGCCCGGCGTTTACGGCGCGTGATCCGGTGAATCAGCCGATGATCCGCCACTGGTGCGACGCCGTCGGCGACACCAACCCGGTGTACACTGACCCCGAGTTTGCCGCACGCTCGATCCACAAGGGTATCGTCGCGCCGCCGACGATGATGCAGGCGTGGACCATGCGCGGCCTGATGCCGCCGCCGAAGGAACCCGACACGCTGAATCAACTGCTCGGCATCCTTGCCGAAGCGAGCTTCACCTCGGTGGTCGCTACCAACTGCGAGCAGGAATATGTGCGCTACGTGCGCCCCGGCGACCTGCTCACGGCAACCACGATCATCGAGGAGGTGTCCGAAGAGAAGCAAACCGCGCTCGGTGCCGGCCACTTCGTCTCGATTCCGACCACGTTCCGCGATCAGCAGGGCGAGGTTGTCGGAAAGATGCAGTTCCGGATTCTATTGTTCCGCCCGGCCCAAGCCGCCGCGGCGCCCGCAGCCGAAGGCGGCGCGCCGGCCAAACCCCGCCGGCCACGGCCGGTCATCTGCCCGGACAACGCCTTCTTCTGGGACGGCGTCAAGCGTAAGGAGCTGCTCATCCAGCGCTGCACCGGCTGCGGCGCGCTACGCCATCCGCCGCGGCCGATGTGCCCGTCGTGCCAGTCGCTGGCGTGGGACGCCGTCAAGGCCAGCGGCCGCGGCACGGTGTACAGCTTTGTGGTGATTCATCACCCACCGTTCCCACCGTTCGACTACCCTCACGTAGTGGCGGTCGTAGACTTGGCAGAGGGCACGCGCCTGGTGGCGAACCTGATCGGCATCGATCCCAAAGCCGTCACCATCGGCATGCCGGTGCAGGTCGACTTCGTGGCGGTCGATGAAGAGCTGACCCTGCCGCAATTCCGGCCGGCAGCCTGA
- a CDS encoding SpoIID/LytB domain-containing protein has protein sequence MPVVLVLRLALLAAMLVAGAARAGAQSFSSTFVARWNLSHGKYLVDIGQYLEAMEAFDTAIEMASAVEVRTEAWLQKAAVLSLFLDAPEDAIRLYDELVAQYPSSSDAEAALFRAAMVLFDRGQYQRAAQYFERYLKRYPQGQSRASAEFLLQQSRTKVAVTPPPAVAPPSITEVRVRVLKGHSNVRIDSDGGLVLTPPTAGSPAGRVVDLSVRSGLVSVGGRAGVQEVTISGSDPSKPLAVRAGRTTRHYHGRLSVRCAGNVLLLVNHAGIEEYLYGVVTKESGASWPAEALKAQAIASRSYALYQAQHRRERDYDMVDDEGSQVYGGVEGETKASRRAVDDTRAQALAHGGRPIYAMFTANAGWHTGDPKIIFNQPLPYLVATPDPYSPEEQLGRWTRRHSAAEVRRALAEVLREPLGEIRDIRPVLTCPSGRIVRVAIVDDRGAHEMRTRPTLGRALNLPDILLNVRREGDHFVFAGGGFGHGVGLSQWGAKNMADKGFSAKDILAFYYRGAEIRTFE, from the coding sequence TTGCCGGTTGTGCTTGTCCTGCGGCTGGCATTGTTGGCGGCGATGCTGGTAGCGGGCGCGGCGCGCGCCGGTGCGCAGAGCTTCAGCTCGACCTTCGTGGCCCGCTGGAACTTGAGTCACGGGAAGTACTTGGTCGATATCGGGCAGTACCTCGAGGCGATGGAGGCTTTTGACACCGCGATCGAGATGGCCAGTGCGGTCGAAGTTCGCACCGAGGCCTGGCTGCAGAAGGCCGCCGTGCTATCGCTCTTCCTCGATGCTCCGGAAGACGCCATTCGCCTTTACGATGAGCTGGTGGCGCAATATCCGAGTAGCAGTGATGCCGAGGCGGCCCTGTTTCGCGCTGCCATGGTGCTGTTCGACCGCGGCCAGTACCAACGTGCCGCCCAGTACTTCGAGCGCTACCTCAAGCGCTATCCGCAAGGCCAATCGCGCGCCAGCGCCGAGTTCTTGTTGCAGCAAAGCCGCACCAAGGTGGCGGTAACGCCGCCGCCGGCAGTGGCGCCGCCGTCGATCACCGAGGTGCGGGTGCGTGTATTGAAAGGGCACAGCAACGTGCGGATCGACTCGGACGGCGGGCTGGTGCTGACGCCGCCGACCGCCGGTAGTCCGGCCGGCCGGGTCGTCGATCTCTCGGTGCGCAGCGGGCTCGTGAGCGTCGGCGGCCGGGCCGGTGTGCAGGAAGTCACCATCAGTGGTTCAGACCCCAGCAAGCCGCTCGCCGTTCGCGCCGGCCGCACCACCCGCCACTACCACGGCCGCCTGAGCGTGCGCTGCGCCGGCAACGTGCTGCTGCTCGTCAACCACGCGGGGATCGAGGAGTACTTGTACGGCGTCGTCACCAAGGAATCGGGGGCGTCGTGGCCGGCGGAGGCGTTGAAGGCACAGGCCATCGCCTCGCGCAGCTACGCCCTCTATCAGGCGCAGCACCGCCGGGAGCGCGACTACGACATGGTGGACGACGAGGGCTCCCAGGTCTACGGCGGAGTCGAGGGCGAAACCAAGGCCAGTAGGCGCGCCGTTGACGATACCCGCGCCCAGGCGCTGGCTCACGGGGGGCGGCCGATCTACGCCATGTTCACCGCCAACGCCGGCTGGCATACCGGTGATCCCAAGATCATTTTCAATCAGCCGTTGCCGTATCTGGTTGCGACGCCGGACCCCTACAGCCCGGAAGAGCAACTGGGGCGGTGGACGCGCCGGCATAGCGCCGCCGAGGTCCGCCGCGCCCTTGCCGAAGTGCTGCGCGAGCCGCTGGGGGAGATCCGTGACATCCGGCCGGTCCTGACCTGCCCGTCCGGGCGTATCGTTCGAGTCGCGATCGTGGACGATCGCGGCGCCCACGAGATGCGCACCCGCCCGACCCTCGGCCGGGCTTTGAACCTGCCCGACATCCTGCTCAACGTGCGGCGCGAAGGCGATCACTTCGTCTTTGCCGGCGGCGGCTTCGGCCACGGCGTCGGCTTGTCGCAATGGGGCGCCAAGAACATGGCCGACAAGGGTTTCAGCGCCAAGGACATTCTTGCCTTCTATTACCGCGGGGCCGAGATCCGGACCTTCGAGTAG